A single Anopheles funestus chromosome 2RL, idAnoFuneDA-416_04, whole genome shotgun sequence DNA region contains:
- the LOC125762968 gene encoding DDB1- and CUL4-associated factor 13 — MKVKVISRNPDKYSRETKQDIHKCFRNYDRELHPFQSTREYIRALNATKLERVFAKPFVGNLDGHRDGIAVMSKSYSKISLVASGTYDGEVKIWYVANKMCLTSINAHTGYCRGISFCGDGSRIITIGDDKKIMTWSYDVGQQEAETLKPSNMIVTKTVLASLSHSFEGPWFATSGETCHIWDESRNEPLKELKWGVDLLQDIKYNPTETSLLAACGSDRGIILYDQRETKPIRKIIMTLRSNQLSWNPMQAFHFTVANEDQNLYTYDTRQLTHPLKIHHGHVGSVTSVDYAPTGREFVSGSYDKTIRIFDAAKANSKEVYHTKRMQHVTCVNWSMDNKFIFSGSDEMNIRVWKANAAEKLGALQMREKNAFNYNAVLKEKYAAHPSIRRIAQHRQVPKMVYNEQTKQRAAKQREKRKEENRRQNSKPGTVPYVPEAKTKIVSTEQ, encoded by the coding sequence ATGAAAGTTAAAGTTATTTCCAGAAATCCGGACAAATATTCCCGTGAAACGAAACAGGACATTCACAAATGTTTTCGTAATTATGACCGCGAATTACACCCTTTCCAAAGCACAAGGGAATACATACGAGCCTTGAACGCAACCAAACTGGAACGAGTGTTTGCCAAACCGTTCGTCGGAAATCTGGATGGACATCGTGATGGTATTGCGGTAATGTCGAAAAGCTATTCAAAAATTTCGCTAGTTGCAAGTGGCACTTACGACGGTGAAGTAAAGATATGGTATGTAGCGAATAAAATGTGCCTAACGAGCATTAATGCTCATACGGGCTACTGCCGTGGAATTTCCTTTTGTGGCGATGGAAGCAGAATCATCACGATCGGAGACGACAAAAAGATAATGACATGGAGTTACGACGTCGGCCAGCAAGAAGCCGAAACACTGAAGCCATCAAACATGATTGTAACAAAAACTGTCCTAGCCTCTTTGTCCCACAGTTTTGAGGGTCCATGGTTTGCAACAAGCGGTGAAACCTGCCACATATGGGACGAAAGTCGAAACGAACCTCTGAAGGAACTGAAATGGGGTGTTGATTTGCTGCAGGATATCAAGTATAATCCTACGGAAACATCTCTCCTTGCCGCTTGTGGTTCGGATCGTGGAATTATTTTGTACGACCAGCGTGAAACGAAACCTATTcgcaaaataataatgacCTTGCGCTCCAATCAACTTTCCTGGAATCCCATGCAAGCGTTCCATTTCACTGTGGCCAATGAGGATCAAAATTTGTATACTTACGATACCCGTCAATTAACGCATCCTTTAAAAATACATCACGGTCATGTCGGATCGGTTACATCTGTCGATTATGCCCCAACAGGCAGAGAATTCGTTTCCGGAAGCTACGATAAAACCATACGCATCTTCGACGCTGCAAAGGCTAACAGTAAAGAAGTGTACCATACGAAGCGTATGCAACACGTAACATGTGTAAATTGGAGTATGGATAATAAGTTTATATTCTCTGGATCCGATGAAATGAACATACGTGTTTGGAAAGCAAATGCAGCTGAAAAACTGGGAGCGCTACAGATGCGCGagaaaaatgcattcaattACAACGCGGTACtaaaggaaaaatatgctGCACATCCTTCCATCAGACGCATTGCCCAACATCGCCAGGTACCGAAAATGGTATACAATGAACAGACAAAACAACGTGCCGCGAAGCAAAGGGAGAAacgaaaagaggaaaacaggCGCCAAAATTCGAAACCTGGTACCGTACCGTATGTGCCAGAAGCCAAGACGAAAATTGTCAGTACGGAACAATAA
- the LOC125762965 gene encoding vacuole membrane protein 1 isoform X2 codes for MRYLHTLEHRTGGNTMKKKNSGSFNSHATSNRNGNSNNNSSAMSQKNDNKKLAKEIKSLVLWKSPIKTLKYAGLEILYLLKINMNRLLHQRALLMAILILLCGITVAIFTPGHHQKLIESIKTKGFFIAYWLGLGILSSVGLGTGLHTFLLYLGPHIASVTLAAYECSSLNFPEPPYPNEILCPDDNGTTNHIIPSLWSIMAKVRYEAFLWGAGTALGELPPYFMAKAARLSGNTTEELENLQELEKLQKRKEKGEKLGLFDKGKLMMEDIVERVGFFGILLCASIPNPLFDLAGITCGHFLVPFWKFFGATLIGKAVIKMHIQKIFVIISFNENLVDKFIDILAFIPMIGVRLQKPFKGFFESQKQRLHRNNHKQSVNASQGNILASVFEYFVFIMICYFIVSIINTFAQSCCKRIMKTNSSNASRNVASNKKEH; via the exons ATGCgctat TTACATACGCTGGAGCACAGGACTGGTGGTAAtacgatgaaaaaaaagaatagtgGTAGCTTTAATAGCCATGCAACCTCCAACCGCAATGGGAACAGCAATAACAATAGCAGTGCGATGTCACAGAAGAatgacaataaaaaattggCCAAAGAAATTAAATCGCTAGTGCTATGGAAATCACCAATAAAAACTCTAAAATACGCAGGTCTCGAAATATTATATCTGTTAAAAATCAACATGAATAG ATTATTACACCAACGAGCACTACTTATGgccattttaattttattgtgtgGCATCACTGTAGCCATTTTCACTCCGGGTCACCATCAGAAGCTGATAGAATCTATTAAAACCAAAGGATTCTTTATTGCTTATTGGTTAGGCTTGGGCATATTATCGTCAGTTGGGCTTGGGACTGGACTGCACACATTTCTCTTATATCTCGGACCACATATTGCCAGTGTCACGTTGGCGGCGTATGAGTGTAGTTCTCTCAACTTTCCGGAACCACCATATCCAAATGA AATCCTTTGTCCCGATGACAATGGTACAACAAACCATATCATTCCATCGTTATGGTCAATAATGGCAAAGGTTCGATACGAAGCATTTCTTTGGGGTGCCGGTACCGCACTTGGAGAACTCCCACCGTACTTTATGGCTAAGGCTGCCCGCCTTAGCGGCAACACTACGGAGGAATTAGAAAATCTGCAAGAGTTGGAGAAGCTACAAAAACGCaaagaaaaaggagaaaagttaggtttattcgaTAAAGGTAAACTGATGATGGAAGACATCGTTGAACGAGTTGGATTTTTTGGCATTTTGCTTTGCGCTAGC atTCCTAACCCTTTGTTTGATCTGGCGGGCATTACTTGTGGTCATTTCTTGGTGCCGTTTTGGAAGTTTTTCGGTGCTACCCTTATCGGCAAAGCGGTGATTAAAATGCATATACAGAAAATATTCGTTATTATATCGTTCAATGAAAACCTAGTAGATAAATTCATCGACATTCTTGCATTCATTCCAATGATAGGTGTACGCTTACAAAAACCTtttaaaggttttttcgaaagtCAAAAACAACGTCTCCACCGAAATAATCATAAGCAGTCAGTAAACGCATCGCAGGGCAATATATTAGCTAGTGTATTCGAGTATTTCGTGTTTATCATGATTTGTTACTTTATCGTCTCAATTATTAACACCTTTGCTCAAAGCTGCTGTAAGCGTATAATGAAAACTAATAGTAGCAACGCATCGAGAAATGTAGCGTCTAACAAAAAGGAACACTAA
- the LOC125762965 gene encoding vacuole membrane protein 1 isoform X3, with protein MKKKNSGSFNSHATSNRNGNSNNNSSAMSQKNDNKKLAKEIKSLVLWKSPIKTLKYAGLEILYLLKINMNRLLHQRALLMAILILLCGITVAIFTPGHHQKLIESIKTKGFFIAYWLGLGILSSVGLGTGLHTFLLYLGPHIASVTLAAYECSSLNFPEPPYPNEILCPDDNGTTNHIIPSLWSIMAKVRYEAFLWGAGTALGELPPYFMAKAARLSGNTTEELENLQELEKLQKRKEKGEKLGLFDKGKLMMEDIVERVGFFGILLCASIPNPLFDLAGITCGHFLVPFWKFFGATLIGKAVIKMHIQKIFVIISFNENLVDKFIDILAFIPMIGVRLQKPFKGFFESQKQRLHRNNHKQSVNASQGNILASVFEYFVFIMICYFIVSIINTFAQSCCKRIMKTNSSNASRNVASNKKEH; from the exons atgaaaaaaaagaatagtgGTAGCTTTAATAGCCATGCAACCTCCAACCGCAATGGGAACAGCAATAACAATAGCAGTGCGATGTCACAGAAGAatgacaataaaaaattggCCAAAGAAATTAAATCGCTAGTGCTATGGAAATCACCAATAAAAACTCTAAAATACGCAGGTCTCGAAATATTATATCTGTTAAAAATCAACATGAATAG ATTATTACACCAACGAGCACTACTTATGgccattttaattttattgtgtgGCATCACTGTAGCCATTTTCACTCCGGGTCACCATCAGAAGCTGATAGAATCTATTAAAACCAAAGGATTCTTTATTGCTTATTGGTTAGGCTTGGGCATATTATCGTCAGTTGGGCTTGGGACTGGACTGCACACATTTCTCTTATATCTCGGACCACATATTGCCAGTGTCACGTTGGCGGCGTATGAGTGTAGTTCTCTCAACTTTCCGGAACCACCATATCCAAATGA AATCCTTTGTCCCGATGACAATGGTACAACAAACCATATCATTCCATCGTTATGGTCAATAATGGCAAAGGTTCGATACGAAGCATTTCTTTGGGGTGCCGGTACCGCACTTGGAGAACTCCCACCGTACTTTATGGCTAAGGCTGCCCGCCTTAGCGGCAACACTACGGAGGAATTAGAAAATCTGCAAGAGTTGGAGAAGCTACAAAAACGCaaagaaaaaggagaaaagttaggtttattcgaTAAAGGTAAACTGATGATGGAAGACATCGTTGAACGAGTTGGATTTTTTGGCATTTTGCTTTGCGCTAGC atTCCTAACCCTTTGTTTGATCTGGCGGGCATTACTTGTGGTCATTTCTTGGTGCCGTTTTGGAAGTTTTTCGGTGCTACCCTTATCGGCAAAGCGGTGATTAAAATGCATATACAGAAAATATTCGTTATTATATCGTTCAATGAAAACCTAGTAGATAAATTCATCGACATTCTTGCATTCATTCCAATGATAGGTGTACGCTTACAAAAACCTtttaaaggttttttcgaaagtCAAAAACAACGTCTCCACCGAAATAATCATAAGCAGTCAGTAAACGCATCGCAGGGCAATATATTAGCTAGTGTATTCGAGTATTTCGTGTTTATCATGATTTGTTACTTTATCGTCTCAATTATTAACACCTTTGCTCAAAGCTGCTGTAAGCGTATAATGAAAACTAATAGTAGCAACGCATCGAGAAATGTAGCGTCTAACAAAAAGGAACACTAA
- the LOC125762965 gene encoding vacuole membrane protein 1 isoform X1: protein MPKKVVVSKKKTMKMKSTAHNSSTRNSDTNTNTCGGRPKARDDDRYGENSMVFENNRCKSSNSQHKNKEHDSGENSFFDKSKQLHTLEHRTGGNTMKKKNSGSFNSHATSNRNGNSNNNSSAMSQKNDNKKLAKEIKSLVLWKSPIKTLKYAGLEILYLLKINMNRLLHQRALLMAILILLCGITVAIFTPGHHQKLIESIKTKGFFIAYWLGLGILSSVGLGTGLHTFLLYLGPHIASVTLAAYECSSLNFPEPPYPNEILCPDDNGTTNHIIPSLWSIMAKVRYEAFLWGAGTALGELPPYFMAKAARLSGNTTEELENLQELEKLQKRKEKGEKLGLFDKGKLMMEDIVERVGFFGILLCASIPNPLFDLAGITCGHFLVPFWKFFGATLIGKAVIKMHIQKIFVIISFNENLVDKFIDILAFIPMIGVRLQKPFKGFFESQKQRLHRNNHKQSVNASQGNILASVFEYFVFIMICYFIVSIINTFAQSCCKRIMKTNSSNASRNVASNKKEH, encoded by the exons ATGCCAAAAAAGGTGGTGgtgtccaaaaagaaaacaatgaaaatgaagAGCACAGCTCATAATAGCAGCACCCGTAATTCTGATACAAATACGAATACTTGCGGTGGGCGTCCTAAAGCACGTGATGATGATAGATATGGTGAGAACAGTATGGTTTTTGAAAACAATCGTTGCAAATCTTCTAATAGTCAACACAAGAACAAAGAACATGATAGCGGCGAGAATTCATTCTTCGATAAAAGCAAACAG TTACATACGCTGGAGCACAGGACTGGTGGTAAtacgatgaaaaaaaagaatagtgGTAGCTTTAATAGCCATGCAACCTCCAACCGCAATGGGAACAGCAATAACAATAGCAGTGCGATGTCACAGAAGAatgacaataaaaaattggCCAAAGAAATTAAATCGCTAGTGCTATGGAAATCACCAATAAAAACTCTAAAATACGCAGGTCTCGAAATATTATATCTGTTAAAAATCAACATGAATAG ATTATTACACCAACGAGCACTACTTATGgccattttaattttattgtgtgGCATCACTGTAGCCATTTTCACTCCGGGTCACCATCAGAAGCTGATAGAATCTATTAAAACCAAAGGATTCTTTATTGCTTATTGGTTAGGCTTGGGCATATTATCGTCAGTTGGGCTTGGGACTGGACTGCACACATTTCTCTTATATCTCGGACCACATATTGCCAGTGTCACGTTGGCGGCGTATGAGTGTAGTTCTCTCAACTTTCCGGAACCACCATATCCAAATGA AATCCTTTGTCCCGATGACAATGGTACAACAAACCATATCATTCCATCGTTATGGTCAATAATGGCAAAGGTTCGATACGAAGCATTTCTTTGGGGTGCCGGTACCGCACTTGGAGAACTCCCACCGTACTTTATGGCTAAGGCTGCCCGCCTTAGCGGCAACACTACGGAGGAATTAGAAAATCTGCAAGAGTTGGAGAAGCTACAAAAACGCaaagaaaaaggagaaaagttaggtttattcgaTAAAGGTAAACTGATGATGGAAGACATCGTTGAACGAGTTGGATTTTTTGGCATTTTGCTTTGCGCTAGC atTCCTAACCCTTTGTTTGATCTGGCGGGCATTACTTGTGGTCATTTCTTGGTGCCGTTTTGGAAGTTTTTCGGTGCTACCCTTATCGGCAAAGCGGTGATTAAAATGCATATACAGAAAATATTCGTTATTATATCGTTCAATGAAAACCTAGTAGATAAATTCATCGACATTCTTGCATTCATTCCAATGATAGGTGTACGCTTACAAAAACCTtttaaaggttttttcgaaagtCAAAAACAACGTCTCCACCGAAATAATCATAAGCAGTCAGTAAACGCATCGCAGGGCAATATATTAGCTAGTGTATTCGAGTATTTCGTGTTTATCATGATTTGTTACTTTATCGTCTCAATTATTAACACCTTTGCTCAAAGCTGCTGTAAGCGTATAATGAAAACTAATAGTAGCAACGCATCGAGAAATGTAGCGTCTAACAAAAAGGAACACTAA